In Triticum urartu cultivar G1812 chromosome 6, Tu2.1, whole genome shotgun sequence, the following proteins share a genomic window:
- the LOC125514269 gene encoding rop guanine nucleotide exchange factor 14 translates to MRMKTLACCRRRPQDFSVDMDQEPEKVTTYNGLESCIFNSSSYDEDSGVSATTGADGCVTADSLEDEASSCSSSKDVDGSSFSSQCLPLSKQEEHSLYELDTLDAIHLLPVKGKNPITYTLSAADIEIMKEKFAKLLLGDDVSGGARGVCAALALSNGITNLSATIFGELWKLEPLCEEKKIRWRKEMDWLLSPTTYMVELVPTKQNGADGCMFEIMTPKARSDVHVNLPALQKLDSMLIEVLDSMVDTEYWYVESGSRSGGRGKNNGERQTKKWWLPSPCVPEQGLSQFQRKRIVFQAKLVHQILKAAKSINEQVLLQIPIPMAVMDALPKSGRSSLGEDLYHAITTDYIPIEEIFVSLSLKTEHSVLETMNRLEGALFAWNQRISEERSRRSPARHSWKFMKDSSSELEKMSACIERVETLIQLLKSRFPNLPPTFIDVVKVQYNEDVGHAIVEAYSRVLVGVAFSILSRVAEIMLEDDLVKKPNTPMASLKFDLSSDVYLAGITETPPGHIRRSLMDQISMVDGRFDAVVKKRGAKQLMW, encoded by the exons ATGAGGATGAAGACGCTGGCCTGCTGCCGGCGGCGGCCGCAGGACTTCAGCGTCGACATGGACCAAGAGCCGGAAA AGGTGACGACATACAATGGCCTCGAGAGCTGCATTTTCAACAGTTCCTCATATGATGAGGATAGTGGCGTTAGTGCAACAACAGGGGCGGATGGCTGTGTCACCGCTGATTCCCTTGAAGATGAAGCTTCAAGTTGCTCCTCCAGCAAAGATGTTGATGGCTCTTCCTTCTCTTCCCAATGCCTTCCATTGAGCAAGCAGGAGGAGCATTCACTTTATGAGTTGGATACGCTCGATGCTATCCATCTACTCCCTGTCAAAGGGAAGAACCCAATCACATATACGTTGAGTGCTGCTGATATCGAAATCATGAAGGAGAAGTTTGCAAAGCTACTGCTTGGTGATGACGTTTCTGGAGGTGCCAGAGGAGTTTGCGCTGCTCTGGCCTTGTCCAATGGCATAACCAATCTCTCAG CCACTATTTTTGGAGAGCTGTGGAAGTTGGAACCATtgtgtgaggaaaaaaagatcAGGTGGCGGAAGGAAATGGACTGGTTGCTTTCTCCTACGACCTACATGGTCGAGCTGGTACCCACAAAGCAAAATGGAGCAGATGGGTGCATGTTTGAG ATTATGACCCCGAAGGCCCGTTCAGATGTTCATGTGAACCTTCCTGCTCTACAGAAGCTTGATTCCATGCTAATT GAAGTTCTGGACTCAATGGTGGACACGGAGTATTGGTACGTGGAGAGTGGCAGCCGATCAGGTGGCCGGGGCAAAAATAATGGTGAAAGACAGACCAAAAAGTGGTGGCTTCCATCCCCTTGTGTCCCTGAACAAGGTCTATCTCAGTTCCAGAGGAAAAGGATTGTGTTTCAGGCTAAACTTGTTCATCAAATCCTCAAAGCTGCCAAGTCTATCAACGAACAAGTCCTGCTTCAGATCCCTATTCCCATGGCTGTTATGGACGCCCTTCCAAAG TCTGGCAGATCTAGCTTGGGGGAAGACCTGTACCATGCCATAACCACGGACTATATTCCCATCGAAGAAATCTTTGTTTCTCTGAGTCTGAAAACCGAGCATAGCGTGCTGGAGACCATGAACCGGTTAGAAGGTGCACTGTTTGCATGGAACCAAAGGATCTCAGAGGAGAGAAGCAGGAGGTCCCCTGCACGGCATTCGTGGAAGTTCATGAAGGACAGCTCGTCGGAGCTGGAGAAGATGTCGGCGTGCATCGAAAGGGTCGAGACCCTCATCCAGCTTCTGAAGTCCAGATTCCCCAACCTGCCTCCGACGTTCATCGACGTTGTGAAGGTCCAGTATAACGAG GACGTGGGGCACGCCATCGTGGAGGCCTACTCGAGGGTTCTTGTGGGGGTGGCGTTCAGCATACTGTCTCGGGTGGCGGAGATCATGCTGGAGGACGACCTGGTGAAGAAGCCCAACACGCCCATGGCCTCCCTCAAGTTCGACCTCTCCTCCGACGTGTACCTGGCGGGCATCACGGAGACGCCGCCGGGCCACATCCGGCGGTCCCTCATGGACCAGATCAGCATGGTCGACGGCCGCTTCGACGCCGTCGTCAAGAAGAGAGGGGCCAAGCAGCTCATGTGGTGA